A window of Pedobacter lusitanus contains these coding sequences:
- the thiH gene encoding 2-iminoacetate synthase ThiH, producing the protein MTDNFTALFNTYSWEETRQSIYDKTALDVEHALGNNRRTLEDFKALISPAAAPYLEQMAQLSRQITLRRFGKVMQLYVPLYLSNECNNICTYCGFSLDNKVRRKTLSPMEIMQEVAVLKEMGYDHVLLVTGEANQTVHTEYFKKVLELLRPHFALISMEVQPLNKEDYEELIPLGLNTVLVYQETYHREDYKKHHPKGKKSNFEYRLETPDRLGKAEVHKMGLGVLIGLEDWRTDSFFTALHLSYLEKKYWKTRYSLSFPRLRPFSGGLEPKVEMSDRELVQLICAYRLFNEEVELSISTRESIVFRDHIIGLGITSMSAGSKTNPGGYAVEPESLEQFEISDERTPGEIETMLKEKGYEAVWKDWDQGLVCK; encoded by the coding sequence ATGACTGATAATTTCACTGCACTTTTTAATACTTACAGCTGGGAAGAGACCAGGCAGAGTATTTATGATAAAACAGCATTGGATGTAGAACATGCTTTAGGGAATAACAGAAGAACACTGGAAGACTTTAAAGCGCTGATCTCTCCTGCAGCGGCTCCTTATCTGGAACAAATGGCACAGTTAAGCAGGCAGATTACACTCAGGCGGTTTGGTAAGGTGATGCAGTTATATGTACCCCTGTATCTTTCTAATGAGTGTAATAATATCTGTACTTACTGCGGATTCAGCCTGGATAATAAAGTAAGGCGGAAAACCCTGTCTCCTATGGAAATTATGCAGGAAGTTGCCGTGCTGAAAGAAATGGGTTACGATCATGTCTTACTGGTTACCGGTGAAGCCAATCAAACCGTGCATACTGAATACTTTAAAAAAGTACTGGAGCTTTTACGTCCTCATTTTGCCCTGATTTCCATGGAAGTTCAGCCATTGAATAAAGAGGATTACGAAGAATTGATTCCCCTGGGACTAAATACTGTGCTGGTATATCAGGAAACCTATCACCGGGAAGATTATAAAAAACATCATCCAAAAGGGAAGAAGTCTAACTTTGAATACAGACTGGAAACCCCTGACAGGCTGGGAAAAGCAGAAGTTCATAAAATGGGACTGGGTGTGCTGATTGGTCTGGAGGACTGGCGTACAGACTCTTTTTTTACAGCACTGCATCTGAGTTATCTGGAGAAAAAATACTGGAAAACCAGGTATAGCTTATCGTTTCCGCGTTTGCGTCCGTTTAGTGGCGGACTGGAGCCGAAAGTGGAAATGTCAGACAGAGAGCTGGTTCAGCTGATTTGTGCTTACAGATTATTTAATGAAGAAGTTGAATTGTCTATTTCTACCAGAGAATCTATTGTATTCCGGGACCATATTATCGGTTTGGGGATTACCTCTATGAGTGCAGGGTCAAAGACAAATCCCGGAGGATATGCGGTAGAACCTGAGTCCCTAGAACAGTTTGAGATCAGTGATGAAAGAACACCGGGAGAAATTGAAACCATGCTGAAAGAGAAAGGATATGAAGCAGTGTGGAAGGATTGGGATCAGGGGCTTGTCTGTAAATAA
- a CDS encoding thiazole synthase — MLTIADKVFNSRLFTGTGKFSSAGVMEEALLASGSELVTVALKRVDLKSSEDDILSHLNYPQINLLPNTSGVRNAKEAVFAAQMAREALETNWIKLEIHPDPKYLMPDPVETLKATEELAKLGFIILPYIHADPVLCKHLENAGTAAVMPLGSPIGSNKGLKTIDFLEIIISQSNVPVIIDAGIGSPSDAAKAMEIGADAVLVNTAIAVSRDPVKMAEAFKIAVIAGRMAFEAKLGAINTYAVSSSPLTSFLDD; from the coding sequence ATGTTAACCATTGCAGATAAAGTATTTAATTCCCGTCTGTTTACCGGTACGGGGAAATTCAGTTCGGCCGGAGTCATGGAAGAGGCACTGCTGGCTTCAGGATCAGAACTGGTAACAGTAGCTTTAAAAAGAGTCGATCTGAAATCTTCAGAAGATGATATACTGAGCCATCTGAATTATCCGCAGATCAACCTGTTGCCTAATACGTCGGGAGTCAGAAATGCGAAAGAAGCTGTTTTTGCAGCGCAGATGGCCAGAGAAGCACTGGAGACCAACTGGATTAAACTTGAAATTCATCCTGATCCCAAATACCTGATGCCCGATCCTGTTGAAACCTTAAAAGCAACAGAAGAACTCGCGAAATTAGGTTTTATCATCCTGCCTTATATACATGCCGATCCGGTATTGTGTAAACATCTGGAAAATGCAGGTACAGCTGCGGTTATGCCATTAGGTTCACCGATTGGCAGTAATAAAGGATTAAAGACCATTGATTTTCTGGAAATTATTATCAGTCAGAGCAATGTTCCAGTGATTATAGATGCTGGAATTGGTTCGCCGTCAGATGCAGCAAAGGCTATGGAGATAGGCGCAGATGCAGTGCTGGTCAATACAGCAATTGCTGTTTCCAGAGATCCGGTGAAAATGGCTGAAGCTTTTAAAATAGCTGTAATAGCAGGAAGAATGGCTTTCGAAGCAAAATTAGGTGCAATCAATACATATGCTGTGTCAAGCAGCCCTTTAACTTCTTTTCTGGATGACTGA